Proteins co-encoded in one Candidatus Poribacteria bacterium genomic window:
- a CDS encoding sulfatase-like hydrolase/transferase, whose amino-acid sequence MTETRPNILLITSDQQHWNTLGCLNPEIQTPHLDTLAQQGTLFNRAYCPNPTCTPTRASIITGKYPSQHGAWSVGTKLSEDEHTVGEDFMDADYRTALVGKAHFQPLHGTEEFPSLESYPILQDLDFWRSFDEPFYGFEHVELARNHADEAHVGQHYAIWMEENGCTNWRDYFAPPTGNARGQYRKWPIPEEYHYDTWIAERTNALMETYQQNGENFFLWASFFDPHPKYLVPEPWDTMYDPAELTVPSVTEGEHDNNPLHFQLTQQQKPDFSAWRESGKGVHGFRSHLRDRDELAKDIAVYYGMVTLMDKYIGKILTKLDELGLADNTLVVFTSDHGHFYGQHGLIAKGAFHYEDVIRVPFIARYPGVVPAGKQSEALQTLVDLAPSFLSATGIDIPRSMTGVDQMPVWSGQAEQARDHILVENHHEPTTVHVKTYVDDRYKLTVYYNQDYGELFDLETDPGEVNNLWNSAEHAELKADLVMKLLFAEMGKEPLWMPRTAGA is encoded by the coding sequence ATGACCGAAACCAGACCTAATATCTTACTCATCACCAGCGACCAGCAGCATTGGAACACCTTGGGCTGCCTCAACCCTGAAATCCAGACACCGCACTTAGACACATTGGCACAGCAAGGGACGCTCTTCAATAGAGCCTATTGCCCGAATCCGACTTGCACGCCGACGCGCGCATCTATTATCACGGGGAAGTATCCGAGTCAACACGGTGCCTGGTCCGTCGGCACAAAACTCTCCGAAGATGAACACACCGTCGGTGAAGACTTCATGGACGCAGACTATCGGACTGCCTTGGTCGGAAAAGCGCATTTTCAACCGCTGCATGGGACTGAGGAATTCCCGTCTTTGGAATCCTATCCGATCCTCCAAGATTTAGATTTCTGGCGGAGTTTCGACGAACCGTTCTATGGATTTGAACACGTCGAACTGGCACGCAACCATGCTGATGAAGCGCACGTCGGACAGCATTATGCGATCTGGATGGAAGAAAACGGTTGTACCAATTGGCGTGATTACTTCGCGCCACCGACAGGGAACGCCCGCGGACAATATCGAAAGTGGCCCATCCCAGAGGAATACCACTACGATACATGGATTGCGGAACGCACAAACGCACTCATGGAGACGTACCAACAGAACGGCGAAAACTTCTTCCTTTGGGCGAGTTTCTTCGATCCACATCCGAAATATCTTGTGCCAGAACCGTGGGATACGATGTATGACCCAGCAGAATTAACTGTGCCTTCTGTGACGGAAGGAGAGCATGATAATAATCCGCTGCACTTCCAATTAACACAACAGCAAAAGCCGGATTTCTCTGCTTGGCGCGAAAGTGGGAAAGGCGTACACGGATTCAGATCGCATTTACGCGACCGCGACGAACTCGCCAAAGACATCGCTGTCTATTACGGTATGGTGACGCTGATGGATAAGTATATCGGGAAAATCTTGACGAAACTTGACGAACTCGGACTTGCAGATAACACATTGGTTGTGTTCACGTCCGACCACGGGCATTTTTACGGACAGCACGGACTTATCGCAAAAGGGGCATTCCACTATGAAGATGTCATCCGAGTGCCGTTTATCGCGCGGTATCCGGGTGTTGTACCTGCCGGGAAACAATCAGAGGCATTGCAGACATTGGTGGACTTAGCTCCTTCGTTTCTCAGTGCTACCGGTATTGATATTCCGCGTTCGATGACGGGTGTAGATCAGATGCCGGTCTGGTCAGGTCAAGCAGAACAGGCACGCGACCATATCCTCGTCGAAAACCATCACGAACCGACAACGGTACACGTCAAAACCTACGTTGATGACCGCTATAAACTCACCGTCTATTACAATCAAGACTATGGAGAATTGTTCGATTTGGAAACGGATCCTGGAGAGGTCAATAATCTCTGGAATTCGGCTGAACATGCCGAATTGAAGGCGGATTTGGTTATGAAGTTGCTGTTTGCGGAGATGGGGAAAGAGCCGTTGTGGATGCCGCGGACTGCTGGGGCATAA
- a CDS encoding type II toxin-antitoxin system VapC family toxin, with protein MNYLLDTSTCSLLMAHAPYATSHFNSLSDLNDYLFTCTIVRGEILFGIQKLPIGRRRQDLGNQAINLFEELPCLAVPKEAADYYAAMKSHAEQYGTPLSENDLWIAATAMALDAILVTADSDFQRIAGFGLRLEDWTN; from the coding sequence ATGAATTACCTTCTGGACACATCAACGTGCAGTCTCTTGATGGCGCACGCCCCCTATGCTACTTCTCATTTCAATTCTCTGTCCGATCTCAATGACTATCTCTTTACCTGTACGATTGTTAGAGGCGAAATCCTCTTTGGAATTCAGAAACTGCCGATAGGGCGTAGGCGACAGGATTTGGGAAATCAAGCTATTAATTTGTTTGAGGAATTGCCATGTTTAGCAGTCCCTAAAGAAGCTGCGGATTACTATGCAGCAATGAAAAGTCACGCGGAACAATACGGAACCCCCTTGTCAGAGAACGATCTTTGGATAGCTGCAACTGCCATGGCACTTGATGCGATTCTCGTCACTGCTGATTCAGACTTTCAAAGAATCGCTGGATTCGGGTTGCGACTGGAAGATTGGACAAATTAA
- a CDS encoding sulfatase-like hydrolase/transferase, giving the protein MPAKQHPNLLIIMSDEHAPMYSGPYGHPLVQTPHMDRLAEDGVTFSNAYCNSPLCMPSRMSFMTGRYIHKIGAWDNAAPLRPDAVTWAHLLRSEGYDVVLSGKQHFGGMDQLHGFRAQLARDLHAERQHGLSDWDNGTPPANRPWQGLAQARPGTTGEIEVDDLAETEALAYLRDPARQEQPWALNVSFIAPHFPLIVPQRFWDLYPLDEIDSPNIPEGHLENQHPVYQRMRRMFGCVDFPEELVRRGRAGYYGLITYLDEKIGNLLKTLEETGQLENTVVIYTSDHGEMNGEHGMWRKSNFYEASARVPLQIMFPDRLSAGKRIDEVVSLVDLTATFVDIAGGQSVQQFDGDSLLPLMQGTASDWKDFAFSEYLAHGVERPMAMLRKGQYKFNYSLGDPPELYDIAEDPGEFRNLATDEAYQTICHGLEAQLLAEWDPVEIENQVRASQKARILIDQVTEGQWRKLP; this is encoded by the coding sequence ATGCCTGCAAAACAACACCCCAATCTTCTCATCATCATGTCCGACGAGCACGCACCGATGTACAGCGGTCCGTACGGACATCCGCTCGTCCAGACACCGCACATGGACAGACTCGCTGAAGATGGTGTCACCTTCTCGAATGCTTACTGCAATTCGCCGCTCTGTATGCCGTCTCGGATGTCGTTTATGACGGGTCGGTATATCCACAAAATCGGTGCGTGGGATAACGCTGCGCCCTTGCGTCCAGATGCCGTCACATGGGCACACCTCTTACGGTCAGAAGGCTATGATGTTGTGCTCTCTGGGAAACAGCATTTCGGCGGCATGGATCAGCTCCACGGATTTCGTGCGCAACTCGCCCGCGATCTGCACGCAGAACGACAGCACGGACTTTCGGACTGGGATAACGGCACACCGCCAGCAAACCGTCCATGGCAAGGGTTAGCACAGGCACGTCCCGGAACAACTGGGGAAATTGAAGTCGATGACCTCGCAGAAACAGAGGCATTAGCGTATCTCCGAGACCCAGCACGACAGGAACAACCGTGGGCACTCAATGTCTCGTTTATCGCACCGCATTTCCCGCTCATCGTGCCGCAGCGATTTTGGGACCTCTATCCGCTTGACGAGATTGATTCCCCCAACATTCCAGAGGGACACCTTGAAAACCAGCATCCCGTCTATCAACGGATGCGACGCATGTTCGGTTGTGTTGATTTTCCAGAGGAACTCGTCCGGCGTGGGAGAGCAGGCTATTATGGATTGATTACCTATCTCGACGAAAAGATTGGCAACTTGCTTAAGACGCTTGAGGAGACCGGACAGTTGGAGAATACCGTGGTTATCTATACCAGCGACCACGGTGAAATGAATGGCGAACACGGGATGTGGCGGAAATCGAATTTTTATGAGGCTTCCGCTCGCGTCCCGCTGCAGATTATGTTCCCTGACCGATTATCTGCAGGCAAGCGTATTGATGAAGTGGTTTCACTCGTAGATCTGACAGCGACGTTTGTTGATATTGCCGGTGGGCAGTCTGTCCAGCAGTTTGATGGAGACAGTCTACTACCTCTGATGCAAGGCACTGCGAGCGACTGGAAAGATTTCGCGTTCTCCGAATACCTCGCACACGGCGTTGAACGTCCGATGGCGATGCTGCGGAAGGGGCAGTATAAATTCAACTATAGCCTCGGCGACCCGCCAGAACTCTACGACATCGCTGAAGATCCGGGTGAATTTCGGAATCTCGCCACTGACGAGGCGTATCAAACGATTTGCCATGGACTTGAGGCGCAACTATTAGCAGAGTGGGATCCAGTTGAAATCGAAAACCAAGTTCGCGCCAGTCAAAAAGCCCGTATCTTGATTGATCAGGTCACTGAAGGACAATGGAGAAAACTACCTTAG
- a CDS encoding 5'-nucleotidase C-terminal domain-containing protein has protein sequence MQNKEPVVPNVIGLKAHITKIVFSILLLGLLTPAFSQNGEVPSSQTTLQLLHAADMEGGIEALENAPRFSSVLNALKAEVENTVIIGAGDSYIPGPFFAAANNGSLREVLGREGSGRADILMLNAMGFMAGALGNHEFDAGTGTLASLIAADREYVGTAFPFLSANLDFGLDSNLAALVVEPGQEASTIPNSITKSVVITTPSGEKIGVVGMTTPQLGSLSVPGNVGIAPADPNDMAALAAIVQESVDALTAAGINKIILTGHLQQISLDEAIAAHIKDVDIIIAGGSNTRLADETDRLHPGDTADRPYPILTQSASGEPIAIVGTDGNYRYVGRLVVDFDASGVLVAESIDATVSGAFVTDEQGVVDTGNAEPAARVVEITEAVRNVVTEKDGNIFGQTSVYLNGNRGSIRTEETNIGNLIAEANLAAGQQVDPSVVVSLKNGGGIRASIGVAAYGELLPPPANALVGKTMGQISQIDIENTLRFNNGLTLLTLSAAELLEVIEHTVAASGEGSTPGRFPQIAGMAFSFDTSLPEGSRVQSLVITDTDGNPMDTIAQNGEIVGDADRTFRMVTITFLVDGGDDYPYANFPNTHRVDLTETMTEAQSGGQAIFANPGTEQDALAEYLAANFAETPFDLTDVGPENDERIQNLAFRADSLVVPVAAENAFDIALSTGLNMISLPLMPNKPYTARSLMEKTGATTVIEFDVATQQFTGFTANSTGNGFPIEGGMGYIVNVTTPKTVSFSGSAWQNTPPTAAAPLQPSIPKTWAFVLRAQLEGISGVTLTVYNKHTRVAEAAAANGFHAAWADMNRHAVVSVGDTLTIEVRDTTGELIRTLQHEISVADLHRAFTELRLTPADLIPKRTVLLANYPNPFNPETWLPYQLANDAEVAIRIYSSAGQLVRHLDLGFQQAGYYIGKSRAAYWDGRNDLGERLASGVYFYQLSTPDSSATRKMVIMK, from the coding sequence ATGCAGAATAAGGAACCTGTCGTTCCGAATGTTATAGGGCTGAAAGCCCATATTACAAAAATAGTTTTCTCAATTTTACTGTTAGGTCTTCTCACACCTGCCTTTTCCCAAAACGGCGAGGTCCCCTCGTCTCAAACTACACTTCAACTGCTCCACGCAGCAGACATGGAGGGCGGTATTGAGGCACTCGAAAACGCGCCTCGCTTCTCATCCGTGCTGAACGCACTCAAAGCCGAAGTAGAAAATACAGTGATCATCGGTGCCGGTGATAGTTATATTCCCGGCCCGTTTTTTGCGGCTGCGAATAACGGGAGCCTTCGTGAAGTATTAGGACGCGAGGGTTCAGGACGCGCCGATATTCTGATGCTCAACGCGATGGGCTTCATGGCGGGCGCCCTTGGAAATCACGAATTTGACGCAGGGACGGGTACACTTGCGAGTTTGATTGCAGCAGATAGAGAGTATGTTGGAACAGCGTTCCCATTCTTGAGCGCGAACTTAGATTTCGGCCTTGATAGCAACCTCGCTGCTCTTGTTGTTGAACCAGGACAGGAAGCGAGCACAATTCCGAATAGTATCACCAAGAGCGTCGTTATTACGACACCTTCCGGCGAGAAAATCGGTGTTGTCGGTATGACAACGCCACAGCTCGGCAGTCTTTCTGTACCCGGAAACGTCGGCATTGCCCCCGCAGATCCGAACGATATGGCGGCATTGGCAGCCATCGTTCAAGAATCCGTTGACGCGCTGACAGCAGCAGGCATCAATAAGATTATTCTTACCGGGCACCTCCAACAAATTAGCCTTGATGAAGCCATCGCAGCACACATCAAGGATGTTGACATTATTATTGCTGGCGGTTCAAACACACGCCTCGCCGATGAAACGGATCGCCTCCATCCCGGTGATACTGCAGACCGTCCCTATCCGATCTTGACACAATCCGCATCAGGCGAACCGATTGCGATTGTCGGTACAGATGGGAACTACCGATACGTCGGACGGTTGGTCGTCGATTTTGATGCCTCAGGTGTCTTAGTTGCCGAATCGATTGACGCTACAGTTAGCGGTGCCTTTGTCACCGACGAACAAGGTGTTGTAGACACGGGCAATGCGGAACCGGCAGCACGCGTGGTCGAAATTACGGAAGCGGTACGGAATGTCGTGACTGAAAAGGATGGCAATATTTTCGGACAAACGAGTGTCTATCTGAACGGGAACCGTGGTTCTATCCGCACAGAGGAAACAAACATCGGTAACCTAATCGCCGAGGCAAACCTTGCTGCGGGGCAACAAGTTGACCCAAGCGTCGTTGTGTCTTTGAAAAATGGCGGCGGTATTCGTGCATCGATTGGCGTGGCTGCCTATGGAGAATTGCTCCCTCCGCCTGCGAATGCTTTGGTCGGTAAAACGATGGGTCAGATTTCACAAATTGACATCGAAAATACGCTTCGATTCAATAACGGATTGACACTTTTGACCTTAAGCGCAGCGGAACTGCTTGAAGTCATCGAACACACAGTTGCTGCTTCTGGTGAAGGCTCAACCCCCGGACGTTTCCCACAAATCGCAGGCATGGCGTTCAGCTTTGATACTTCACTGCCGGAGGGTTCAAGGGTTCAGTCGCTTGTCATTACCGACACAGATGGAAACCCGATGGACACAATTGCCCAGAATGGTGAAATCGTGGGCGATGCGGATCGCACGTTCCGAATGGTCACGATCACTTTCCTTGTTGATGGTGGAGACGACTATCCGTATGCTAATTTCCCGAATACGCATCGCGTTGACCTTACTGAAACGATGACAGAGGCGCAATCTGGTGGACAGGCAATCTTCGCTAATCCCGGGACAGAACAAGATGCGCTCGCCGAATACCTTGCGGCGAACTTCGCCGAAACACCCTTTGACCTGACAGATGTTGGCCCCGAAAACGATGAACGTATCCAAAACCTCGCATTCCGTGCCGACAGCCTGGTTGTGCCGGTGGCAGCCGAAAACGCTTTTGATATCGCACTCAGCACAGGTTTGAACATGATTAGCCTACCACTCATGCCAAACAAACCCTACACAGCACGTTCACTCATGGAAAAAACTGGTGCGACGACTGTTATTGAATTCGATGTCGCTACACAACAATTCACCGGATTCACGGCGAATTCTACCGGCAACGGATTCCCGATTGAAGGTGGAATGGGATACATTGTCAACGTCACTACACCGAAGACTGTAAGTTTCAGTGGTAGTGCTTGGCAAAACACTCCACCGACGGCAGCGGCTCCGCTGCAGCCATCAATTCCGAAAACGTGGGCATTTGTTTTACGGGCGCAGCTTGAAGGCATTAGTGGCGTAACGCTCACTGTCTACAACAAGCACACCAGAGTTGCCGAAGCGGCTGCCGCTAACGGTTTCCACGCTGCTTGGGCAGATATGAACCGCCACGCCGTTGTCTCTGTTGGTGATACGCTGACGATTGAAGTCCGTGATACCACCGGGGAACTCATTCGCACCCTCCAACACGAAATTAGTGTCGCAGACCTTCACCGAGCGTTCACTGAACTTCGACTCACACCGGCTGACCTGATCCCAAAACGGACTGTACTGCTTGCCAATTATCCGAACCCGTTCAATCCAGAAACGTGGTTGCCGTATCAGTTGGCAAACGACGCTGAAGTCGCAATTCGCATCTACTCATCAGCAGGACAACTTGTTCGGCATTTGGACCTCGGATTCCAACAGGCGGGGTATTACATCGGGAAGTCACGTGCCGCTTACTGGGATGGACGGAACGATTTGGGGGAAAGGCTCGCTTCAGGTGTCTATTTCTACCAACTGAGCACACCTGATTCATCGGCAACACGTAAGATGGTCATCATGAAGTAG
- a CDS encoding sulfatase → MSRSRNKRPNLVYVFADQLRYQSCGYAGDARARTPNIDQLATESVNFCNAVSGSPMCAPYRASLFTGKYASSTGMAINELRMNSNHDCFGHVLHRNGYQTSYIGKWHLWANQLGRHNDPQNSYIPPGQHRLGFDGEWSAYNFHHLYFDAYYHTDSPEKIVLPGYEPDGQTDLAIDYLQRASTTDDPFALFLSIGTPHDPWTQDNVPAADYEIFQDIDFPLPPNYRDENDPYGDTWAIMSDAQRAQLPEWLRVYYAMTTNLDWNIGRLLRAIDDLGLRDDTIFVFTSDHGEMFGAQGRRAKNIFYEEAVRVPFLVRWQEQVPAGHISDACLNTPDVMPTLLSMLGLPIPEEVEGSDLSQAAFNQPTTNEPDAAFMQGMGCTAKWEDGYEWRALRTKQHTYAVHRPDRSEKLFDNIADPFQTRNLIDDPESTELRERFRTMLQQRMDALNDTFEACTWYRDNWTEDRVILRTATLNSSVEK, encoded by the coding sequence ATGTCTCGTTCAAGAAATAAGCGACCGAATCTCGTCTATGTTTTCGCAGATCAGCTCCGTTACCAATCGTGTGGCTATGCTGGCGATGCCCGCGCGCGGACACCTAATATTGACCAACTTGCAACAGAGAGTGTGAATTTCTGTAACGCTGTCTCTGGCAGCCCGATGTGCGCGCCCTATCGCGCCTCACTCTTCACCGGCAAATATGCCAGTAGCACCGGTATGGCAATCAATGAACTCAGGATGAATTCGAACCACGACTGTTTCGGACATGTTTTGCATCGAAACGGTTACCAGACAAGCTACATCGGAAAATGGCATCTGTGGGCAAATCAATTGGGAAGGCACAACGATCCGCAGAACTCCTACATTCCGCCCGGGCAGCATCGCCTCGGTTTCGATGGGGAGTGGTCAGCATACAATTTTCATCATCTCTATTTTGACGCGTATTATCACACGGATTCGCCTGAAAAGATCGTGCTTCCCGGATATGAACCGGACGGACAGACCGATTTAGCAATTGATTACCTACAACGAGCATCAACGACAGACGACCCTTTCGCGCTTTTCCTCTCAATCGGGACACCCCACGACCCGTGGACACAAGATAACGTGCCAGCCGCTGATTATGAGATATTCCAAGACATCGACTTCCCACTACCACCTAACTATCGCGATGAAAATGACCCTTACGGTGATACGTGGGCAATTATGTCCGATGCCCAAAGGGCTCAGCTACCTGAATGGCTGCGCGTCTACTACGCAATGACGACCAATCTGGATTGGAATATAGGGAGGCTGCTCCGGGCTATTGACGACCTTGGATTGCGCGATGATACAATCTTTGTTTTTACGTCTGATCACGGTGAAATGTTTGGCGCGCAGGGTCGCCGAGCGAAGAACATCTTTTATGAAGAGGCTGTCCGCGTTCCATTTCTGGTCCGGTGGCAAGAACAGGTTCCGGCGGGACACATCTCAGACGCTTGCCTGAATACACCCGACGTCATGCCCACGCTGTTATCAATGCTGGGTCTACCGATTCCAGAGGAAGTTGAAGGCTCTGATTTAAGCCAAGCTGCATTTAATCAACCCACCACTAACGAACCCGATGCAGCGTTCATGCAAGGCATGGGGTGTACCGCAAAATGGGAAGACGGCTATGAATGGCGCGCCCTCCGCACCAAGCAACACACCTACGCCGTCCATCGTCCAGATCGCAGTGAGAAGCTTTTCGATAATATCGCCGATCCGTTTCAAACCCGTAATCTGATTGATGATCCTGAATCCACCGAACTCCGAGAGCGATTCCGAACGATGTTGCAGCAACGCATGGATGCGCTTAACGATACCTTTGAGGCGTGTACCTGGTATCGCGATAATTGGACCGAGGATCGGGTTATCCTCCGTACAGCAACGTTGAATAGTAGTGTTGAGAAATAA
- a CDS encoding D-TA family PLP-dependent enzyme produces MDKRYRIQNVETIPSPSLVVYLAQVQQNIEHAIATVNGDVSKLRPHAKTHKTAEIIAIERDAGILKHKCATLREAEMLAQNGIQDILIAYQMVGPNVNRFVAMQQKYPDADFKVVVDHTEAVSALSAEVAKFGLTVKVMLDLDVGMNRTGIPVGDAAVDVYAQIEAAEGLQPWGLHVYDGHIHDEDVAERKASCDGSLAQVAEMQDKLAAKGLDVPLIVMGGTPTFPIYAETPGVETSPGTFVFHDHGYTTRYPDLGFTPAALLLSRIISIPTPHRITLDLGHKAIAADPDGVRGVVLSIDDAEVSMQHEEHWAINVPDSTPMHIGQEIYVCPTHICPCVALHPFYYLVDTDGYCRGTWEVTARNRTAA; encoded by the coding sequence ATGGATAAGAGATACCGTATTCAGAACGTTGAGACAATACCGAGTCCATCACTGGTCGTCTATCTTGCACAGGTTCAGCAGAACATTGAACACGCGATTGCTACTGTTAATGGGGATGTCTCAAAGCTCAGACCGCATGCGAAGACGCACAAAACCGCAGAGATTATCGCTATAGAACGGGATGCGGGTATCCTCAAACACAAATGCGCAACTTTACGGGAAGCAGAGATGCTGGCACAGAACGGTATTCAGGATATTCTAATCGCCTATCAGATGGTGGGACCCAACGTCAACCGTTTTGTTGCGATGCAACAGAAATATCCCGATGCTGACTTCAAGGTCGTCGTTGATCATACAGAAGCAGTGTCGGCACTCTCGGCGGAAGTGGCGAAGTTCGGGTTAACGGTCAAAGTTATGTTAGACTTGGACGTGGGGATGAACCGCACGGGGATACCCGTTGGCGATGCCGCTGTAGATGTCTACGCACAGATTGAAGCGGCAGAAGGGTTGCAACCGTGGGGGTTACACGTCTACGATGGACACATCCACGATGAAGATGTCGCTGAGCGAAAAGCGTCCTGCGACGGAAGTCTCGCACAGGTAGCAGAAATGCAGGATAAACTTGCAGCCAAAGGACTTGACGTGCCGTTAATTGTGATGGGCGGGACACCGACATTCCCAATCTATGCCGAGACACCAGGGGTAGAGACATCACCGGGAACGTTCGTTTTCCACGACCATGGTTATACAACCCGCTATCCCGATCTCGGTTTTACGCCAGCAGCTTTACTCCTAAGCCGTATTATTAGTATTCCGACACCGCATCGAATTACGCTTGATTTGGGACATAAAGCCATCGCTGCGGATCCTGATGGCGTGCGCGGTGTCGTTTTGAGTATTGACGATGCTGAGGTGAGCATGCAACACGAAGAACATTGGGCAATTAACGTCCCTGACAGTACACCGATGCACATCGGGCAAGAGATTTACGTCTGCCCGACGCATATCTGTCCGTGTGTCGCGTTGCATCCGTTTTACTATCTCGTGGATACCGATGGGTATTGTCGCGGAACATGGGAAGTCACGGCACGCAATCGGACTGCTGCATGA
- a CDS encoding Maf family protein, protein MRTRECPVEIPPLILASASPRRSALLTQIGLTFKIHPSDIVEPPHTVHANKPASEVTQELAALKAAAVTQHYNHGLIIGADTLVSLDGELLGKPTDDADALAMLSRLNGTCHEVVTGLALIDAATGTDTVWAETTQVYFRQLNTAEITTYIESGEASDKAGAYGIQGRGAAFVRRIEGCYFNVVGLPLASLVEHLSNFQSNVGI, encoded by the coding sequence ATGCGAACGCGCGAATGCCCTGTAGAAATTCCGCCCCTAATTTTAGCTTCTGCATCACCTCGACGCTCAGCGTTGCTAACGCAGATTGGGTTAACATTTAAAATACACCCGAGTGATATTGTCGAACCGCCGCACACCGTCCACGCAAACAAGCCCGCGAGTGAAGTCACACAAGAACTTGCCGCGCTAAAGGCTGCAGCTGTCACACAACATTACAATCACGGTCTGATTATCGGAGCCGATACGTTGGTATCTTTAGATGGGGAGCTTCTCGGTAAACCCACTGACGATGCGGACGCATTGGCGATGTTGTCGCGCCTTAACGGCACCTGCCATGAAGTCGTGACAGGCCTGGCGTTAATTGACGCAGCAACAGGAACGGACACGGTCTGGGCAGAAACGACCCAAGTCTATTTTCGACAGTTAAATACCGCCGAGATAACCACCTATATTGAAAGCGGAGAGGCATCAGACAAAGCCGGTGCTTATGGGATTCAAGGACGCGGTGCCGCTTTTGTTCGGCGCATTGAAGGGTGCTATTTTAATGTCGTTGGGCTTCCATTAGCAAGCCTCGTTGAACATCTCTCGAATTTTCAATCCAATGTCGGCATCTAA
- a CDS encoding 5-deoxy-glucuronate isomerase → MSASKNYTPTNGYTEIVKPGEMGITKLHFGILRLTPETTFFEHSDDTEVALIALSGDCTLLVGHNGNKAYGILGERPDVFQGEACIAYIPHHTTYEVLANETGVEIAVCKVPSHSESAAVILEAGETVNQDETHLSIRENTFSEDSEVNASDAHMIPTGAEAICLHRFQNADGVAVFDVTRTTGTARVQLYHNDVFAVPEQESIVLLTSEGVGYRLWVQPNF, encoded by the coding sequence ATGTCGGCATCTAAAAATTATACACCTACCAACGGATACACCGAAATCGTGAAGCCCGGTGAGATGGGCATCACGAAACTCCATTTCGGGATACTGCGTCTCACACCTGAGACAACCTTCTTTGAGCATTCTGACGATACTGAAGTCGCACTAATTGCGTTAAGTGGAGACTGTACTTTATTAGTGGGGCATAACGGCAATAAAGCGTATGGGATTTTGGGTGAGCGTCCGGATGTTTTCCAAGGAGAAGCATGTATCGCATATATCCCCCATCACACAACCTATGAAGTACTCGCAAATGAAACGGGCGTCGAAATTGCGGTGTGTAAAGTACCATCTCACTCGGAATCCGCAGCGGTTATCTTAGAGGCGGGTGAGACCGTAAATCAAGATGAAACCCACCTTAGCATTCGCGAGAATACCTTTTCAGAGGATTCAGAAGTAAACGCAAGCGACGCGCACATGATACCTACCGGAGCGGAGGCGATCTGCCTCCATCGGTTCCAAAATGCCGATGGCGTTGCTGTTTTCGATGTCACGCGCACCACGGGGACGGCGCGCGTGCAATTGTATCACAACGATGTATTCGCTGTTCCAGAGCAAGAGAGCATCGTGTTGCTAACGTCTGAAGGCGTTGGCTACCGATTATGGGTACAGCCAAATTTCTGA
- the yajC gene encoding preprotein translocase subunit YajC — protein MGMEAIASPLFLFVAMGAIFYFLLFRPEQAKRKKHQNMLENLSKGDEIVTNGGLHGKILGLSNDKNTILIVVGELNSQEVKVQISRSAVAFLKKGGELIEGE, from the coding sequence ATGGGAATGGAAGCAATCGCAAGTCCACTATTTTTATTTGTGGCAATGGGTGCAATTTTTTATTTTTTGCTATTCCGACCTGAACAAGCCAAACGCAAAAAACACCAGAATATGCTGGAAAATCTGTCTAAAGGCGACGAAATCGTAACCAACGGCGGACTTCACGGCAAGATCCTTGGGCTTAGTAACGATAAAAACACGATCCTCATTGTCGTTGGAGAACTGAATAGCCAAGAGGTAAAGGTTCAAATTTCGAGGAGTGCTGTCGCCTTTCTGAAAAAAGGTGGCGAACTCATTGAAGGTGAGTAG